Genomic segment of Arachis stenosperma cultivar V10309 chromosome 4, arast.V10309.gnm1.PFL2, whole genome shotgun sequence:
gggcgtttaacgcccagtctggcaccattctgggcgtttaacgccagaaaggggcaccagactggcgttaaacgccagaaaagggtaagaacctggcgttaaacgccagaaatgggcatcagcccggcgtttaacgccagaaatggctcaaaacgtgaattttgatgccatttggtgcagggatgacttttccttgacaccacaggatctgtggatcccacagggccccaccaccactctctctcttcttcccccactcaccaatcacctcaatacctcttccccaaaaacccctcacctatcaaatcccatctttctcttcaccactcacatccatccttcataaaaccccaccaacctcacccttcaaattcaaaccactttccctcccaaacccacccatcatggctgaaccccatctcccctctctcctataaataaccttcttcaacccttcattttcacacaacctaaacatcACTTCtcccccctctttggccgaatacaccaccatctccctcttcctcacttcttcttcttctactctcttctttcttcttttgctcgaggacgagcaaacattttaagtttggtatggtaaaagcgttgctttttcgtttttccataaccattatggcatccaaggccggagaaacctctagaaagaggaaagggaaggcaaaagcttccacatccgagtcatgggagatggatagattcatctcaagggtgcatcaagaccacttctatgaagttgtggccttgaagaaggtgatccccgaggtccccttttcactcaaaaagggtgaatatccggagatccgccatgagatccgaagaagaggttgggaagtacttaccaaccccattcaacaagtcggaatcttgatggttcaagagttctatgccaatgcatggatcaccaagaaccatgatcaaagtatgaacccggatccaaagaattatctcacaatggttcaggggaaatacttggattttagtccggaaagtgtgagggtggcgttcaacttgcctatgatgcaaggagatgaacatccttacactagaagggtcaactttgatcaaaggttggaccaagtcctcacaatcatatgtgaagagggcgcacaatggaagagagattcaagaggcaagccggttcaattgagaaggcatgacctcaaacccgttgctagaggatggttggagtttatccaacgctcaatcattcccactagcaaccggtccgaagttactctagaccgggccatcatgatccatagcatcatgattggagaagaagtggaagttcatgaggtcatagcccaagaactctacaaggtggcggacaagtcctctaccttggcaaggttagcctttcctcacctcatttgtcacctctgttattcagttggagttgacatagagggagacatcaccattgatgaggataagcccatcaccaagaaaaggatggagcacacaagagacccctctcatcatgagatccctgagatacctcaaggggttcactttcctccacaagactattgggagcaactaaacacctccctaggagaattaagttccaacatgggacaactaagggtggagcaccaagaacactccattctcctccatgaaataagagaagatcaaagaatcatgagagaggagcaacaaaggcaaggaagagacattgaggagcttaagcactccataggaccttcaagaggaaggaagagccgccatcactaaggtggacccgttccttgatttccttgttctttattcttctgtttttcgaattttagtgcttatgtttatccatgtttatgtcttatgatcattagtgtcttagtgtttatgccttaaagttatgaatgtcctatgaatccatcacctttcttaaataaaaacgtgcttaattgaaaaaggaaaagaattgcatgaattttgaattttataacagtttaattattttgatgtggtggcaacacttttgttctctgaatgtatgcttgaacagtgcatatgtcttttgaatttgtggttcatgaatgttggctcttgaaagaatgatgaaaaaggagacatgttactgaggatctgaaaaatcataaaaatgattcttgaagcaagaaaaagcagtgaatacaaaaaaaaaaaagggggaagaaaaccgaaaaaaaaaagagaaagagaaagaaaatgaaagaaataaagatgtgatccaaggcaataagagtgtgcttaagaaccctggacacctctaattggggactttggcaaagctgagtcacaatctgaaaaggttcacccaattatgtgtctgtggcatgtatgtatccggtggtaatactggaagacagagtgctttgggccacagccaagactcataaagtaactgtgttcaagaatcatcatacttaactagaagaatcaataacactatctggattctgagttcctaaagaggccaaccattctgagttccaaaggataaagtgagatgccaaaactatttagaggcaaaaagctaaaagccccgctcatctaattaatactgatcttcatagatgtttttggagttcattgcatattctcttcttttttttatcttatttgatctttagttgcttggggacaagcaacaatttaagtttggtgttgtgatgagcggataatttatacactttttggcattgtttttagtatgtttttagtagttttagttgagttcttagtatatttttattagtttttagttaaaattcacttttctggactttactatgagtttgtgtgtttttctgtgatttcaggtattttctggctgaaattgagggacctgagcaaaaatctgatccagagactgaaaaggactgcagatgctgttggattctgacctccctgcactctaagtggattttctggagctacagaagcccaattggcgcgctctcaacggcgttggaaagtagacatcctgggctttccagcaatatatgatagtccatactttgcccaagatttgatggcccaaaccggcgttcaaagtcacctcaagaatttccagcgttaaacgtcggaactggcacctaattgggagttaaacgccggaactggcacctaattgggagttaaacgcccaaactggcataagagctggcgtttaactccaagacaagtctctacacgaaaatgcttcattgctcagcccaagcacacaccaagtgggcccggaagtggatttttatgtcatttactcatctctgtacaccttaggctactaagttctctatatataggaccttttaccattgtatttgatatcttttgatcatgtttttatgattgaaccctcttttgggaggctggccattcggccatgcctagaccttgttcttatgtattttcaacggtggagtttctacacaccatagattaaggtgtggagctctgctgtacctcgagtattaatgcaattactattgttcttctattcaattccgcttgttctttgtccaagatatcacttgttcttcaacttgatgaatgtgatgatccgtgacactcatcatcattctcacctatgaacaaggtgactgacaaccattcttgttctacaagcatatgaggcttagtgaatatctcttgggtttctgattgcatgatgcatggttgatcgcctgacaaccgagtgctcgcctgacaaacgagccagccattccgtgagatcagagtcctcgtggtataggcaagaactgatggcggcattcaagagaatccggaaggtctaaccttgtctgtggtattctgagtaggattcaatgattgaatgactgtgacgtgcttcaaactcctgagggcggggcgttagtgataaacgccaaaagaatcactggattctattccggtctgattgagaaccgacagatggatagcctatgctgtgacagagcatcaggaacgtatttccaatgagaggatgggaggtagccactgacaacggtgaaaccctacacgagcttgccatggaaaggagtaagaaggattggatgaagacagtaggaaagcagagagacggaagggaaggcatcttcattcgcttatctgaagctctcaccaatgatatacataagtatctctatctttatctttatgctttattcatcatctatacccatttgagtctgcctgactgagatttacaagatgaccatagcttgcttcataccaccaatctccgtgggatcgacccttactcgcgtaaggtttattacttggacgacccagtgcacttgctggttagttgtgcgaagttgtgtttatgccatggtattgagcaccaagtctttggagccattactagggattgtttatgttttgaaaagtattgatcacaatttcgtgcaccaggatACATGATAGAGCATTAATAGCATGTGAAACTATACAATGGctaaaattgaagaagaaggcaTCAGCAATCATTAAATTGGACTTCTAGAAAGCTTATGATAGAGTCAAATGGAATTTTGTTGATATTGTGCTGGAAAAGATGGGGTTCGATAGAAGATAGAGGGCATGGATTACAAAATGCATTAGATCAGCATCTATATCCATAATGGTTAATGGGGCACCATCGAAACTGTTCAAGATGGAAAGAGGGCTTCGGCAAGGTGACCCGTTATCACCATTTCTATTCGTCCCCATTGTAGATGTGTTGAATAGGATGATCGGGGAGGTGGTAAGGAATAGGAGAATATCTCCTCTATTAGTCGGTAGAGATAATTTAGAGTTATCACACCTTCAGTTTGCTGATGACACTATATTATTCTGTCCACCAGAGGAGGAGACAGTGAGAAACTACAAGAGACTTCTGATGTGTTTTGAAGTCATGTCTGAGTTGAGCATTAACTTTGATAAGTCTAGCTTGATACTGGCCAATTAATCATAATTCAATTCATTAAATTTACATTTGTATCAATTGTCAAACAATCACTACAAAACACAATATCTACCAAAATTCTCATAACAAATATACTTGACTTTTTTCTCTTTATGCTTTTACACTCATAAAGTTCCATAATGATGTTTATATCAAAACACAAGATAAGAACATTACAATAATTATCCTAATAAAAATCCAAACCTAAAAAGAGAAAGTTCTAAAGCAACACACTATCTAAATTTAACAAAGCAGTGAAGCACCTGAACAAGTTTATGTCATTGCAGAAGCATATAGTGATGCAGAGAGTTTGGAAATATAGAAGTATAGCAAGAATGgaaaaataaaactgaattaAGTAAAATTAATAATGAGGAAAAAATGCTAATGGATTACAATGAGTATTAGGCTTATATAGAAGGAGACTGTTGATAATAAAGCTAAAGGCTCCCCAACCAACTTTTAACAAACTGAATAACAACTTGACAGCTAAGCCACactatttttaatattcttGAACTCTAATTGTTTCTGCTTTTCATCACTAGCTTTAACAGCACCATCAACAAAATTATTCCAAAATCATTGAAATCAACCATCACTAGTTATTCCAGTTTCATAAAgattataaaaacaaaaaatttaacaacAGAAGCTGCAACAACATTATTCTGTCtgagtttaaaataaaaaaaatcagcaCCATAGCACCATCAATAACTCAGAATTAGACAAATAAGCAACCAACAACTCAGAGATCAAAATTGTTTGCCATAATATTATCATAAACTTTCTAGCTATGGTATTTCAATAATATTCTTTCCATTAGATTGTTTCAAAGAAGACACCACAAACATGCTAATGGTCAAATCCAAGCATATTGTCAAGACATGCTACACTATGTTTTATAATAACAGCCTCCTAGTCATTAAGAGTGATTGCTACTATGCTACACACTACAGTTGTTACTGTTATGCAGACTTATGATTATAAAAAGGTTTAGGGATAATGCCATCAAAGTGAGACACAGAACcgaataaataaaaatgtgaAGAGCCAGTTGTGTTAAAGTATTTTCGAATACGGAAGAAAGAGTACGAAAAATAACACCATTTCTTATTAGGAAGAAGCTAAAGCGCATTTAGGAGTACTGGTTTCAAAGATTATACAAGTTGATCAACATCAAATTCTCTTACATAATGTCATTGCTAACGCTAACATTTAGAAGGTTATGTAATTGATAGATGCAATTAATGGAAGCAAATTGAAATTTTCCAAAATGAGGCCCCAGAAAAACTTAACAATGCAGTGAAACACCATAGCACCATCAATAACTCAGAATATGATTTTAAGCGACAAAAAAATTTAGCTTAGTCATAATTtcagcaacaaattcaacttTCATAAAAAACTAAAGGCACGGTGATTATTTACAacaatgaaattgaaaataaaaaaatatggcCAAAGGAAGCTCACCTCCAGGGACTATCTGACGGTGAAGAAAGTTGACCAACTGATAACCAAAGATGATAACAACCACCAGCTAAGGGACTAGATGCCAATTCCTTCTCCTGGCGACAGCGAAAACCAGCTCCTTCTCCTCATCACGTTCTGGTCCTCTCCGGACAACGGTGTGCATGGCGACGGCGATAGGTTCAACGACAGTGACAGATCTGGCGGTTACAGAAGTCACAGCAGCGCAAAATGGAGTCACAAACGGCAGCGATGGTGGTTGGAACAAACAGCGATGGCGACAAATCTTCAACGGCGGTGACAGTGCATGCAGTGGCAGATCACGGTGACGATGGCGACGCGGACCACCACAACGACGACGGAATGTAACGGTAGCTCCCTCCTCGTGCTTGCTCTCTCTCTCCTCGACGGTCACGCTGGGACGACAGCAGGCATTCAGCAGCTGCCTCCCCTCTTCTCTTCTGTCGCAACTCActctcttcattttctttctttgttatttCAGTGTGTGTATGGGAGGTTTGGGGGAAGAAGTGATTTGAGTGTTGTTAGGGTGAGGTAAAATTAGGGTTTTAATTTAGAGATTAGGATTTGGTTagagattaattaaaaaataaatttaatttaatataaataattttaataatagtatttattttttaaatttattaattatttttaattaagtattttaatttaaaattaaagataaataaatacattttttagattataaaattaatcaaaatttttaattattcaatttaaatcgtataaaattctcattatttttagttactacaattttaaatttctaataagaaaatattcaattatttaaaaaaaattaaattttaataaattttaaattcaaagtatcataaaattttatttaattatttttaaaaatttaattatttttaaataaaattattaacaaatatattttattattaaatattttttatttgagaaattaatTTCTAATAAGAATTCAGAGTTGATTCCTAATAGATCTTagaaatattaattttgttaaaaattggttattaataaggattaaatatattaattttttttaaagattaaaaaatattttttatagtttttattaattttttaaggaTTAAAGatattagatatatttaatattttataaaaaatatttaattatcaaaaccaaTATTCTAGAAAAactaaagttttgaaaaaaaattaccatgtaaaaaattatataaataaattttttttccaacACTAAAGATTTTAACATCtccaaacaaaatttttttagttacaaaaaatttttaaattttgtgacaaaaaattttttagttacAAAATATCTTCTAATATacattttgtgacaaattaatattttattacaaaattttttaaacttttgcaataacttaattttttattacaaaacaTTATAAATTTTTGCGACAAAATAtcattttgttacaaaaattaacacaatttgtaacaaaagaaattatattgttacaaaatattaaaacgttttgtaacaaattataatgttgttacaaaaaaattcttattttgtaactataactaatttttgttacaaaaaaacaacaatttgtaataatttaaaaattgatataaaatttttattacaaatatttcattttcttgtagtgtggTAAATTGCAGTCAGGAGTGGGTTGGTTAAATGTGTCAATTATTAGGATGTCTGGCGGCAAATCTTCCAGTGAAGTATCTGAAAATTAATCTAGGAGCAAATTCGAGGCTAGTAAAAATATGGAAGCCAGTAATAGATAATGTAGAGAAAACATTAAGTTTGTAGAAAGCAAAGGTATTTAGTAAAGCAGGGAAGTTGGTGCTTATCAAATCTGTGATTAATAGTCGGCCTACTTACTATTTGAGTTTGTATAAAATGCCACTTACGGTGgccaaaaaaataatttcattgtAAAGGTGGTTCTTTTCGGGGAAGGACGATGGACGATCTGGGCTAACTCTTGTAAAATGGGAGATGATATAGGCACCGAAGAAACTAGGAGGACTAGGTATGGGAGATGCGATGATTCGTAATACCGCATTATTGTTTAAGTGGTGGTGGAGATTCTCTAAGGAAGtgtcctctatgaaagaaggtAGTGTGCTGTTGCAATAATCTAAACCCTGGGCAGCTACTATCTACTTAAGATATACCAGTAAAAGGGGGTCCACGGAGAGATATATGTCACTTGCAAATAAAAGAGCAACATGTCAGACAAAAGATGATTGACGGGCTGGCTGTGAAAGTAGGAGATGGTAGATCAACCAGATTTTGGGAAGATACATGGTTACAGTCAAAAAAGTTGAAAGATTCCTTTCTGAGACTCTACTTGATTTCAGATAATAAAGGATCCATGATTGGGGACTG
This window contains:
- the LOC130974944 gene encoding uncharacterized mitochondrial protein AtMg01250-like, coding for MVNGAPSKLFKMERGLRQGDPLSPFLFVPIVDVLNRMIGEVVRNRRISPLLVGRDNLELSHLQFADDTILFCPPEEETVRNYKRLLMCFEVMSELSINFDKSSLILAN